One Cynocephalus volans isolate mCynVol1 chromosome 7, mCynVol1.pri, whole genome shotgun sequence genomic region harbors:
- the LOC134382529 gene encoding small ribosomal subunit protein uS13-like produces the protein MSLVIPEKFQHILRVLNTNIDGRRKIAFAITAIKGVGRRYAHVVLRKADIDLTKRAGELTEDEVERVITIMQNPCQYKIPDWFLNRQKDVKDGKYSQVLANGLDNKLREDLERLKKIRAHRGLRHFWGLRVRGQHTKTTGRRGRTVGVSKKK, from the coding sequence ATGTCTCTAGTGATCCCTGAGAAGTTCCAGCACATTTTGCGAGTACTCAACACCAACATCGATGGGCGGCGGAAAATAGCATTTGCCATCACTGCCATTAAGGGTGTGGGGCGAAGATATGCTCATGTGGTGTTGAGGAAAGCAGATATTGACCTCACCAAGAGGGCAGGAGAGCTCACTGAGGATGAGGTGGAACGTGTGATTACCATTATGCAGAATCCATGCCAGTACAAGATCCCAGACTGGTTCTTGAACAGACAGAAAGATGTAAAGGATGGAAAATACAGTCAGGTCCTGGCCAATGGGCTGGACAACAAGCTCCGTGAAGATCTGGAGCGACTGAAGAAGATTCGGGCCCATAGAGGGCTGCGCCACTTTTGGGGCCTTCGTGTCCGAGGCCAGCACACCAAGACCACTGGTCGTCGTGGCCGTACCGTGggtgtgtccaagaagaaataa